In one Cupriavidus taiwanensis genomic region, the following are encoded:
- a CDS encoding cytochrome C oxidase subunit II: MVVGLIIAVIVLLMIFAGLHWASMPPSRVETVNVRTLHLEGEFVEGNLGTAVDPDGKVTVRLVAQQYSFEPQCIVVPQGMPVTFRGTSADAVHGFIVGTTNANTMLIPGFVATFTTTFNQTGEHLMPCHEYCGIGHEAMWAKVQVLPREDFLARARNTERMTCVPR, encoded by the coding sequence ATGGTGGTCGGGCTCATCATCGCAGTCATCGTCCTGCTCATGATCTTCGCCGGCCTCCACTGGGCGTCAATGCCGCCATCACGGGTGGAAACGGTCAATGTCAGGACACTGCATCTCGAAGGCGAATTCGTCGAAGGCAACCTCGGCACGGCGGTGGACCCGGACGGCAAGGTCACAGTGCGGCTGGTTGCCCAGCAGTATTCATTCGAGCCGCAGTGCATCGTAGTGCCGCAGGGCATGCCGGTGACGTTCCGCGGCACCAGCGCCGACGCGGTGCATGGATTCATCGTCGGCACGACCAACGCCAACACCATGTTGATTCCTGGCTTCGTGGCGACGTTCACCACCACCTTCAACCAGACGGGCGAGCACCTGATGCCCTGTCACGAGTACTGCGGCATCGGCCACGAGGCCATGTGGGCGAAGGTGCAGGTCCTCCCGCGTGAGGATTTCTTGGCCCGTGCGCGCAACACGGAAAGGATGACCTGTGTTCCTCGCTAG
- a CDS encoding LysR family transcriptional regulator has translation MALELRTLRGFVAVCAAGSISRAAERLHIAQPALSLQMKNLEEEFGADLLERTPRGVVATAAGEMLRSHATDILRRVEVAYEDVRTAIKQPQGRVAVGLPQSLAKLLTVPLVKEVCAEWPGIDLQIIEQSTGYIPQGLLTGHLDIGMTFGATPEPGLRADRVLEERLLLVGPPGELSAHGIGGISAAVGVPFSQLGRYPLILPAGLHGLRSLIDRFSASHDTELQVIAEVNAIPELIALAAAAAGFTILSHASVQEEWRSGVVSCGRIAEEGITRQVYLCRAATLPASLAVTTVWQRVLAITKRLVDGGEWPVYRFNAGGEGMGIQR, from the coding sequence ATGGCTCTCGAACTACGTACCCTGCGGGGATTCGTCGCGGTTTGTGCAGCTGGCTCCATTTCCCGAGCCGCCGAGCGCTTGCACATCGCCCAGCCGGCGTTGAGCCTGCAGATGAAGAATCTGGAGGAGGAGTTCGGCGCGGACCTGCTCGAACGGACCCCGCGCGGCGTGGTCGCGACCGCAGCGGGAGAAATGCTGCGGTCGCATGCGACGGACATCCTGCGGCGAGTCGAGGTCGCGTACGAGGACGTCAGAACAGCCATCAAGCAGCCTCAAGGCAGGGTCGCAGTGGGGCTGCCGCAGTCGTTGGCAAAGCTGCTAACAGTGCCGCTCGTGAAGGAAGTCTGCGCGGAATGGCCGGGGATTGATCTCCAGATCATCGAGCAGAGCACCGGATATATTCCGCAAGGGCTGCTGACTGGCCATCTGGACATTGGCATGACGTTCGGCGCTACGCCCGAGCCAGGGTTAAGAGCGGATCGCGTGCTTGAAGAGCGGCTGCTGCTTGTTGGCCCGCCGGGCGAGCTGTCCGCGCATGGGATAGGCGGCATCAGCGCTGCAGTCGGCGTCCCGTTTTCCCAACTGGGCCGCTATCCGTTAATTCTCCCTGCCGGACTACATGGTTTGCGTAGTCTCATCGACCGGTTCAGCGCGTCCCATGACACCGAGCTTCAGGTTATCGCCGAAGTGAATGCAATCCCGGAGCTCATTGCCCTTGCCGCAGCGGCGGCAGGCTTTACTATCCTGTCGCACGCATCAGTGCAAGAGGAGTGGCGAAGCGGGGTCGTGTCGTGCGGCCGTATCGCCGAAGAGGGAATCACGCGACAGGTGTACCTTTGCCGGGCGGCAACACTACCCGCCTCCTTGGCTGTGACGACTGTATGGCAACGTGTTCTCGCGATTACCAAACGGCTAGTGGACGGGGGGGAGTGGCCGGTTTACCGCTTCAATGCCGGAGGAGAAGGCATGGGTATCCAGCGGTGA
- a CDS encoding bifunctional diguanylate cyclase/phosphodiesterase, whose protein sequence is MLERSTTGYGKALQGLRQVFSPLNLGAAAWLIATWAFSAFQLVSERDRLLHEAAVRTQAQAQAFAAYSKSSILRLSEFLLDLRASWLVSQPGFVDMVRERESLVVDLSFQVSVIDKHGLLIYSSIAAPAPGEKVDLSGREHFRVHQSAGGRDMLFISDPVKGKVSRKWSIQFTRPILRAGSFDGVIVVSVSPEQFASFAQTFINRDGEVASVIKDSGQVIARVPALEGSLARAVSNRPYLASVAPQSGSYRAVSGSEGVERVFGYYRMPEFGLNFVVGESVGLVLAPYEVYRRVALAGAIASTLLLGLLYYSLRRSMADRRRHMEEMRLASLVYSSSSEAMVVTSLDGTIIDVNPAFAAATGYTAGEIKGRAGHSISGASNEAGLVDRLRATVQAKGRWSGELSIRRKDGSEFPAYLTVDTYLAHAYGERRRVALIHDMTEKRQAEQVIRHQANFDALTDLPNRRLFFDRLEYEIERSRRTKDGLALLFIDLDRFKEVNDTLGHDQGDLLLLEATRRIAASVRASDTVARLAGDEFTVILPSVGDSAVAADIAQTILERIAAPYHLASELVAVSASVGVATCPKDADNAEALLVCADQAMFAAKAEGRNRWKIFTPSLLQAERERLRITQDLRTALAAGQFALHYQPIVNLHTGKVCKAEALIRWDHPVRGPIQPADFIAVAEESGLIIDIGRWVLTEALDQLSRWQMLIGKDFQISVNKSPVEFCAPSNGPESWSSVIERRNVPVGSLIIEITEGSLMEQNADVMDQLSRFQAAGIEVALDDFGTGYSSLSYLRRLDIDYIKIDQSFIRSLTRGPDDVALCRAIISMAHALRIRVIAEGVETGLQRDILVAAGCDYGQGHFFCPPVEASEFEAFVGAVT, encoded by the coding sequence ATGCTAGAACGCTCGACCACTGGGTATGGCAAGGCGCTGCAGGGCCTGCGGCAAGTCTTTTCCCCCTTGAACCTGGGCGCAGCGGCGTGGCTGATTGCAACATGGGCATTCTCGGCGTTCCAACTCGTGAGCGAGCGGGACCGTCTGCTTCACGAAGCCGCGGTGCGAACTCAGGCGCAGGCGCAGGCGTTCGCCGCATACTCGAAATCAAGCATCCTGCGGCTGTCCGAGTTCCTCCTCGATTTACGGGCCAGTTGGCTGGTCAGCCAGCCGGGGTTCGTCGACATGGTGCGCGAGCGGGAAAGCCTGGTGGTGGACCTTTCGTTCCAGGTGTCCGTGATCGACAAGCATGGCCTGCTCATCTACTCGTCCATCGCGGCGCCGGCGCCGGGCGAGAAGGTTGACCTGAGCGGGCGCGAACATTTCCGGGTCCATCAGAGTGCGGGCGGACGCGACATGCTGTTCATCAGCGACCCGGTGAAAGGCAAGGTCTCACGTAAATGGTCGATTCAATTCACGCGCCCCATCCTGCGCGCCGGCAGCTTCGACGGGGTCATCGTAGTCTCGGTCAGTCCAGAACAGTTCGCCAGTTTTGCGCAGACATTCATTAACCGCGATGGCGAAGTGGCGTCGGTTATCAAGGATTCGGGCCAGGTCATTGCGCGCGTGCCCGCCCTGGAGGGCTCGCTGGCAAGGGCGGTCAGCAACCGGCCGTACCTCGCCAGCGTGGCGCCCCAGTCTGGCAGTTATCGCGCGGTGTCAGGCTCGGAAGGCGTGGAGCGGGTCTTCGGCTATTACCGTATGCCGGAATTCGGGCTTAACTTCGTGGTGGGCGAGTCGGTGGGCTTGGTGCTGGCGCCCTACGAAGTCTATCGCCGCGTTGCCTTGGCGGGAGCCATCGCTTCTACGCTGCTGCTCGGCCTGTTGTACTACAGCCTGCGCCGCTCCATGGCGGATAGACGGCGTCATATGGAAGAGATGCGGCTGGCTTCGCTGGTCTATTCATCCAGTAGCGAGGCCATGGTGGTGACGTCGCTCGATGGCACCATCATCGACGTGAATCCGGCCTTTGCTGCCGCCACTGGCTATACCGCCGGGGAGATCAAGGGCCGCGCGGGCCATAGCATCAGCGGGGCAAGCAACGAGGCCGGGCTGGTTGACCGCCTGCGTGCTACCGTGCAAGCCAAGGGCAGATGGAGCGGTGAGTTGTCGATCCGCCGCAAGGACGGCAGCGAGTTTCCTGCATACCTGACCGTGGATACCTATCTGGCTCACGCGTATGGCGAGCGTCGCCGTGTCGCATTGATCCATGACATGACCGAGAAGCGCCAGGCGGAGCAAGTCATCCGCCACCAGGCAAATTTCGACGCGCTCACCGACCTGCCTAACCGCCGCCTGTTCTTCGACAGGCTGGAGTACGAGATTGAACGCTCGCGCCGTACGAAGGATGGCCTTGCGCTGCTGTTCATAGACCTGGATCGCTTCAAGGAGGTCAACGATACCCTCGGCCATGATCAGGGTGACCTTTTGCTGCTGGAGGCGACGCGGCGCATTGCGGCATCGGTGCGCGCGTCGGATACCGTGGCGCGGCTGGCGGGCGACGAGTTCACCGTGATCCTGCCCTCGGTAGGGGACTCCGCCGTTGCCGCAGACATCGCCCAGACCATCCTCGAGCGGATTGCTGCGCCTTACCACCTGGCCAGCGAGTTGGTGGCGGTGTCAGCCAGCGTCGGCGTGGCCACGTGTCCCAAGGACGCTGACAACGCCGAGGCCCTTCTGGTGTGCGCGGACCAGGCGATGTTTGCCGCCAAGGCGGAGGGCCGCAATCGATGGAAAATCTTCACCCCCTCTCTGCTGCAGGCAGAGAGGGAGCGCCTGCGTATCACCCAGGATCTACGCACAGCGCTGGCGGCCGGACAGTTCGCGCTGCACTACCAGCCGATTGTTAATCTGCACACGGGCAAGGTCTGCAAGGCCGAAGCCCTGATTCGCTGGGACCATCCGGTGCGCGGGCCGATCCAGCCTGCGGATTTTATTGCCGTAGCAGAGGAGTCCGGCCTCATCATCGACATCGGCCGCTGGGTGTTGACGGAAGCGCTGGACCAGCTTTCGCGCTGGCAGATGCTGATAGGCAAAGACTTCCAGATTTCGGTCAACAAGTCACCAGTGGAGTTCTGCGCGCCGTCGAACGGACCCGAATCTTGGTCGAGCGTGATAGAGCGCAGGAACGTGCCGGTGGGCAGCCTCATCATCGAGATTACCGAAGGCTCGTTGATGGAGCAGAACGCCGATGTTATGGATCAGCTCTCACGCTTTCAGGCAGCCGGCATCGAAGTCGCGCTCGACGACTTCGGCACCGGCTACTCTTCCTTGTCGTACCTGCGGCGACTGGACATTGACTACATCAAAATCGACCAGTCTTTCATCCGGTCGCTGACGCGCGGACCGGACGACGTGGCCCTGTGCCGCGCCATCATCAGCATGGCGCATGCACTACGCATCCGCGTGATTGCCGAGGGCGTCGAGACCGGATTGCAGCGCGACATCCTGGTGGCTGCCGGCTGCGATTACGGGCAAGGGCACTTTTTTTGCCCGCCAGTGGAGGCCAGCGAGTTCGAAGCCTTCGTGGGCGCCGTGACTTGA
- a CDS encoding extracellular catalytic domain type 2 short-chain-length polyhydroxyalkanoate depolymerase, translated as MDLRHKSVTKCMICACSLILGTLALAAPVQLPPEHVQPDQITTSGISSGGYMAVQMHVVHSALIKGAGVIAGGPYACAQTGKGEHANLQRALGPCMAGSYSIWQRAWCFLGLAICAGTDAPDVALSVEATRKRASAGEIDPVTNLRTQRVLLVSGMRDHTVKPAVMNALEAYYRSFVRAENLRYETVPDADHTFPTDSYRDGNRCSTSAAPYISDCGFDAAGRILKHLYGNLQLRNDGLPRGHLIEFDQTEFLHAPESQGMARTGWLYVPESCASKRCRLHVVFHGCSQSFSDVQRRFIEHAGYNPWADTNSIVVLYPQTMASGGTPYNPKGCWDWWGYTGSDKWDTKEGVQLKAVKGMIDRLSSIR; from the coding sequence ATGGACCTGCGTCACAAGTCAGTGACGAAATGCATGATCTGCGCTTGCAGCCTGATACTTGGCACTTTGGCTTTGGCAGCGCCGGTTCAACTTCCGCCGGAACACGTACAGCCGGATCAGATCACCACGTCCGGCATCTCCTCCGGCGGCTACATGGCGGTACAAATGCATGTGGTCCACTCCGCCCTCATCAAAGGTGCCGGGGTAATTGCAGGTGGGCCATATGCCTGCGCGCAAACGGGAAAAGGAGAGCACGCGAATCTGCAGCGCGCACTCGGCCCATGCATGGCTGGTAGCTACTCTATCTGGCAGCGCGCGTGGTGTTTCCTGGGGCTTGCAATCTGTGCCGGAACGGATGCACCCGACGTAGCTCTTTCGGTAGAGGCAACGCGCAAGCGAGCGAGCGCAGGTGAAATTGATCCAGTGACAAACCTGCGAACTCAACGCGTTCTCTTAGTCTCTGGAATGCGCGATCATACCGTCAAGCCGGCGGTCATGAATGCATTGGAGGCCTATTACCGGAGTTTCGTGCGAGCGGAAAATCTGCGCTATGAAACGGTCCCGGACGCAGACCATACCTTCCCCACCGATTCTTACCGGGACGGGAACCGCTGCTCGACTTCCGCCGCACCTTACATTAGCGATTGCGGCTTTGATGCCGCCGGACGGATCCTGAAGCATCTCTATGGAAATCTTCAACTGCGTAACGATGGCCTGCCCCGTGGGCACCTGATCGAATTCGACCAGACCGAGTTCCTTCATGCCCCGGAGAGCCAGGGCATGGCGCGCACAGGGTGGCTCTACGTACCAGAGAGCTGTGCGTCAAAGCGCTGCCGTCTGCATGTGGTATTTCACGGCTGCAGTCAGAGTTTCTCCGATGTCCAGCGAAGATTTATCGAGCACGCAGGCTATAACCCATGGGCCGACACAAATTCCATCGTGGTCCTCTATCCCCAGACCATGGCATCAGGCGGCACACCTTACAATCCGAAGGGTTGCTGGGACTGGTGGGGCTACACTGGCTCGGACAAATGGGATACGAAAGAGGGAGTCCAGCTTAAGGCGGTCAAGGGCATGATTGATCGCTTGAGCTCTATCCGATGA
- a CDS encoding c-type cytochrome — protein sequence MSAHHNPIGNKSVLALVVLTVVLALVGFIWLPSVQGDFSARGVWDAICRAAGAPASWNSQGTSRNSHIATNVVLDRSMAHAAPADVIGRGATLALNNCTMCHGARGMSASNAPNLAGQYPEVVVKQLQDYKSGKRGSAIMESLARNLSERDITDLAAYYASLPKARTAPTTYDESLPPLVRVGDPLRNIAPCISCHGGVDQKFGAPWLEGMPHDYLTTELRAFRNGQRRNDAEGQMRNMARAMTDKEIEEVAGFYARKAATEGQ from the coding sequence ATGTCCGCGCATCACAATCCCATCGGCAACAAGAGCGTACTGGCGCTGGTCGTGCTGACGGTGGTGCTGGCGCTGGTCGGCTTTATCTGGTTGCCCTCCGTACAAGGCGATTTCTCCGCGCGCGGCGTGTGGGATGCCATCTGCCGCGCCGCCGGCGCGCCAGCCAGCTGGAATAGCCAGGGCACCTCACGCAACAGCCACATCGCCACCAACGTCGTGCTCGACCGGAGCATGGCCCATGCCGCCCCCGCCGACGTCATCGGCCGCGGCGCCACGCTGGCCCTGAACAATTGCACGATGTGCCACGGTGCGCGCGGCATGAGCGCGTCCAATGCGCCCAACCTTGCCGGACAGTACCCGGAAGTCGTCGTCAAGCAGTTGCAGGACTACAAATCCGGCAAGCGCGGCAGCGCGATTATGGAATCGCTGGCCCGCAACCTGTCCGAACGCGACATCACCGACCTCGCCGCCTACTACGCCTCGCTCCCCAAGGCTCGCACCGCACCGACCACCTACGACGAATCCCTGCCCCCACTCGTCCGCGTGGGCGACCCGCTGCGCAACATTGCCCCGTGCATCTCGTGCCACGGCGGCGTTGACCAGAAGTTCGGCGCACCCTGGCTGGAAGGCATGCCGCATGACTACCTCACCACTGAACTGCGCGCCTTTCGCAATGGGCAGCGGCGCAACGATGCCGAAGGCCAGATGCGCAACATGGCCAGGGCAATGACGGACAAGGAGATTGAAGAGGTGGCGGGTTTTTACGCGCGAAAAGCGGCGACCGAAGGGCAGTAG
- a CDS encoding c-type cytochrome, producing MKARGLLILVIGIVVVAALGALAVRLMHREPAKAPPPVTAASGGKPAGALNPASQIIAKGEYLARAGDCVACHTEPNNPAFAGGRAMPTPFGNLYVPNITPDDETGIGQWSADDFYRMMHTGVSRDGSLLYPAMPFASYTKVTREDSDAIYAYLMSVPPVKRKNHPHELRFPFNKRELLIGWRTLYFTEGEFKPDPNQSAQWNRGAYLVQGLGHCAMCHTAINALGGSSESKEFEGGMIPNQNWYAPSLTSNREAGLGNWPIQDIVDLLQVGVSHRATVYGPMAEVVYNSLQYMTDEDVQAMAVYLKALPQRDTEAPPASHERLVQPAVMEAGRQIYLQQCAMCHAEDGKGHPPSYPPLAANQSITMSSPVNAIRMVLNGGYAPGTQKNPRPHGMPPFSHILNDDQAAAVVTYIRVAWGNTGTPVAATQVNELRKLLPE from the coding sequence ATGAAAGCGCGCGGGTTGCTCATTCTCGTCATCGGCATCGTCGTTGTGGCGGCGTTGGGCGCCCTGGCCGTGCGGCTGATGCATCGCGAACCTGCAAAAGCGCCCCCACCCGTCACCGCGGCAAGCGGCGGGAAGCCGGCCGGCGCGCTGAACCCCGCCAGCCAGATCATCGCCAAGGGCGAGTACCTTGCCCGCGCCGGCGATTGCGTGGCCTGCCATACCGAGCCGAACAATCCCGCCTTCGCCGGCGGACGCGCCATGCCGACGCCCTTCGGCAACCTGTATGTCCCTAACATTACGCCCGACGACGAGACCGGCATCGGCCAATGGAGCGCCGACGACTTCTACCGGATGATGCACACCGGCGTCTCGCGCGACGGCTCCCTGCTCTACCCGGCAATGCCATTCGCCTCGTACACCAAGGTCACGCGCGAGGATTCGGACGCGATCTACGCGTACCTGATGTCGGTGCCACCGGTAAAGCGCAAGAACCATCCACACGAACTGCGCTTCCCGTTCAACAAGCGCGAACTGCTGATCGGGTGGCGCACACTCTACTTCACGGAAGGCGAGTTCAAGCCCGACCCGAACCAGTCGGCCCAATGGAACCGCGGCGCCTATCTCGTGCAGGGGCTCGGCCACTGCGCCATGTGCCATACCGCCATCAATGCGCTGGGCGGCTCCAGCGAGTCGAAGGAATTCGAAGGTGGCATGATTCCGAACCAGAACTGGTATGCGCCGTCACTCACCTCGAACCGCGAGGCAGGGCTGGGCAACTGGCCGATCCAGGATATCGTCGACCTGCTGCAGGTAGGCGTCTCGCACCGTGCCACGGTGTATGGCCCGATGGCGGAGGTCGTCTATAACAGCCTGCAATACATGACCGACGAGGACGTCCAGGCGATGGCCGTCTACCTGAAGGCCCTGCCGCAGCGCGACACCGAGGCGCCGCCCGCTAGCCACGAGCGACTGGTACAGCCGGCCGTGATGGAGGCAGGCCGCCAGATCTACCTGCAGCAATGTGCGATGTGCCACGCCGAAGACGGCAAGGGCCATCCGCCATCCTATCCGCCGCTGGCGGCAAACCAGTCGATCACGATGTCGTCTCCGGTCAATGCCATCCGCATGGTGCTGAACGGCGGCTATGCGCCCGGCACGCAGAAGAACCCACGCCCGCACGGCATGCCGCCCTTCTCGCACATCCTCAATGACGACCAGGCCGCCGCCGTGGTGACTTATATCCGCGTAGCCTGGGGCAATACCGGCACCCCGGTGGCAGCGACGCAGGTCAACGAGTTGCGCAAGCTGCTGCCGGAATAG
- a CDS encoding fumarate hydratase: MVAATKATKVRAVSKSKPAEKKVTVPTKKASVLAREAQAAKKRLLKLRADTKKAIEAAKREVAQAMEAARSALRFEKQAAKDKLAAKRAKAAGGKKAAGKAAATKASTNKVVAGSKAPAKAAPKKAAVKAVAKKRTSAKKSVRAVATPEASA; this comes from the coding sequence ATGGTCGCTGCAACGAAAGCAACGAAGGTCAGGGCAGTCTCGAAGAGCAAGCCTGCCGAAAAGAAGGTCACCGTGCCAACGAAAAAGGCCAGCGTGCTCGCACGTGAGGCTCAGGCAGCAAAAAAGCGTTTGTTGAAGCTGCGCGCCGACACAAAAAAGGCGATCGAAGCGGCAAAGCGTGAAGTCGCTCAGGCAATGGAAGCCGCAAGGTCCGCGCTTCGCTTCGAGAAGCAAGCCGCGAAGGACAAGCTGGCGGCGAAGAGGGCAAAGGCTGCAGGCGGCAAGAAGGCCGCAGGCAAAGCGGCCGCCACGAAGGCTTCCACGAACAAGGTTGTGGCCGGCAGCAAAGCTCCTGCGAAAGCCGCCCCGAAGAAGGCCGCAGTGAAAGCCGTGGCGAAAAAGCGGACTTCCGCAAAGAAATCGGTTCGGGCCGTAGCGACACCGGAAGCTTCGGCATAA
- the phaZ gene encoding polyhydroxyalkanoate depolymerase, whose amino-acid sequence MLYQIYEYQRAMMLAWADQSAQAFVNPFSPFAYIPGAKHFAAGWERLHCLSTGGDEPTFGIPDIVRDGCVVPVVEQIVWESPFCRLRRFEAPTSARHGDVQRAVPAVLVCAPLAGHHAVMLREVVQSLLQEHIVYVTDWSNARHIPVADGSFHLDDYVTHVQEFIREIDVASLHVLAVCQATVPALGAIALLASRDERTPSSLTLIGGPIDARRSPTAIGRLASSHSIQWFRRNLVYTVPQPYAGAGRQVCPSFVQLSGLAAAQSAPLWDLYADYCATLARGDAELANSHWQALLDYSAVLDMAADFYLDTVRTVFQEFQMAFGSWQVRGQAVRPQDIRSTALLTIEGELDDISGRGQTHAAHDLCRGLSSRDKRLVTIPDAVTTICSVDLPGAPKSSPAFAT is encoded by the coding sequence ATGCTCTATCAGATTTATGAGTATCAGCGGGCAATGATGCTGGCGTGGGCGGATCAATCGGCCCAAGCCTTTGTCAACCCGTTCAGTCCATTCGCCTATATTCCGGGTGCGAAGCACTTTGCTGCGGGCTGGGAAAGACTTCACTGTCTCAGTACGGGCGGCGACGAACCTACGTTTGGCATCCCGGACATTGTTCGTGACGGTTGTGTCGTTCCCGTGGTCGAGCAAATCGTCTGGGAGAGTCCGTTTTGCCGCTTGCGGCGGTTTGAAGCCCCTACCTCGGCGAGACACGGCGACGTGCAGCGAGCGGTTCCCGCAGTCCTCGTCTGTGCTCCCCTTGCCGGCCATCATGCCGTCATGCTTCGTGAGGTGGTGCAATCGCTGCTGCAAGAGCACATTGTTTATGTCACGGACTGGAGCAATGCGCGCCACATACCGGTGGCGGACGGCTCGTTTCATCTGGACGACTATGTCACTCACGTTCAGGAATTTATCCGTGAGATCGACGTGGCGTCGCTGCATGTGCTCGCCGTTTGCCAAGCCACTGTGCCCGCATTGGGCGCCATCGCCCTGTTGGCAAGCCGCGACGAGAGGACGCCAAGCAGCCTGACTCTCATCGGTGGCCCCATCGATGCGCGTCGCAGCCCCACGGCAATTGGGCGCCTCGCCTCGAGCCACTCAATTCAGTGGTTCCGACGCAATCTGGTGTACACCGTGCCCCAGCCATATGCAGGCGCCGGCCGTCAGGTCTGTCCGAGTTTCGTGCAGCTTTCCGGACTTGCCGCTGCCCAGTCAGCTCCACTGTGGGACCTATATGCGGACTACTGTGCGACTCTTGCGCGTGGCGACGCCGAGCTTGCCAATTCCCACTGGCAAGCATTGCTGGACTATAGCGCGGTGCTTGACATGGCCGCCGACTTCTATCTCGACACTGTTCGGACCGTGTTTCAGGAGTTCCAGATGGCCTTCGGTAGCTGGCAAGTGCGGGGTCAGGCTGTGCGTCCGCAGGATATCCGTTCTACCGCGTTGCTGACCATCGAAGGCGAGCTTGACGACATATCCGGCCGCGGACAGACCCACGCCGCGCATGATCTGTGCCGAGGCCTGTCCTCGCGCGACAAGCGACTCGTCACTATCCCGGATGCAGTCACTACGATTTGTTCCGTGGACCTACCTGGCGCACCAAAGTCTTCCCCAGCATTTGCGACTTGA
- a CDS encoding c-type cytochrome yields MALLRDWLMASLLVWLSSLPLHGRAQSLPGPTPPQEVIPAFKTVDSMEARVQGCVTCHGQSGQGTGNGYYPRIAGKPAGYLYNQLVAFRDGTRRYPPMNYLVAYLPDPYLKEIAEYFAKLRPPFAPSAPTDVPQATMARGQALVASGDPKQGIPACAACHGAGLTGMEPGIPGLVGLRHAYIVGQLTRWKVGERHAAEPDCMKRVASRLSDADISAVAAWLSQQQPPKDPSPESSNVVRMPLACGSQR; encoded by the coding sequence ATGGCATTGCTGCGTGATTGGCTGATGGCGTCGCTTCTCGTCTGGCTGAGCAGCTTGCCGCTCCACGGTCGTGCGCAGTCCCTGCCAGGTCCGACACCACCGCAGGAGGTGATACCCGCCTTCAAGACAGTCGACTCAATGGAAGCCCGCGTGCAGGGCTGCGTTACCTGCCACGGACAGAGCGGCCAGGGCACTGGCAATGGCTACTACCCGCGCATTGCTGGCAAGCCAGCCGGCTATCTCTATAACCAGCTGGTCGCGTTCCGAGATGGCACCCGGCGCTATCCGCCGATGAACTACCTGGTCGCCTACCTGCCCGACCCCTACCTGAAGGAAATCGCCGAGTATTTCGCCAAGCTGCGCCCACCTTTCGCGCCAAGTGCCCCTACCGACGTCCCGCAGGCCACCATGGCGCGCGGGCAGGCGCTGGTCGCGAGCGGCGATCCCAAGCAGGGAATTCCCGCCTGTGCCGCCTGCCACGGCGCCGGGCTTACCGGCATGGAGCCGGGCATTCCGGGCCTGGTTGGCCTGCGGCACGCCTACATCGTCGGCCAGCTCACGCGCTGGAAGGTGGGGGAACGGCACGCGGCGGAGCCGGACTGCATGAAGCGCGTCGCCTCGCGGCTGTCGGATGCCGACATCTCGGCAGTAGCCGCCTGGCTGTCGCAGCAACAGCCGCCCAAGGACCCGTCGCCCGAGTCGTCCAACGTCGTGCGCATGCCGCTGGCATGCGGCAGCCAGCGATGA
- a CDS encoding hemerythrin domain-containing protein, with product MATPLVTSLSTSPSTTLPTPSPNPLAAWHTDHIHFASLLDLLEKQVSTFHQGEQPDYGLMTTIIQYMRDYGDSVHHPREDVAYALLVERDPGTQIIISRLLQEHRVIATVGADLLDRLREVESEAVTSRSAFEAAAAMYLVYYRNHLSTEEKQVMPRAARFLTDADWAEVATTEPASADPLFGANVKKRFATLRKQIDSEAKASMH from the coding sequence ATGGCCACCCCACTCGTCACTTCGCTTTCGACTTCTCCGTCTACCACGCTTCCCACACCGAGCCCGAACCCGCTTGCCGCCTGGCACACCGACCATATCCATTTTGCCTCGCTGCTCGACCTTCTGGAAAAGCAGGTCAGCACCTTCCATCAGGGCGAGCAGCCCGACTACGGCCTGATGACGACGATCATCCAATACATGCGCGACTATGGCGATAGCGTGCACCACCCCCGCGAGGATGTCGCCTACGCCCTGCTCGTGGAACGGGATCCCGGCACGCAAATCATCATCAGCCGGCTGCTGCAAGAGCATCGCGTGATCGCCACGGTCGGCGCAGACTTGCTCGACCGCCTGCGTGAAGTCGAGAGCGAAGCCGTCACCTCGCGATCGGCATTTGAAGCGGCCGCCGCCATGTACCTGGTGTACTACCGCAACCATCTGTCCACCGAGGAGAAGCAGGTTATGCCGCGCGCCGCCCGGTTCCTGACCGACGCGGACTGGGCGGAGGTCGCCACCACCGAGCCGGCCAGTGCCGATCCGCTGTTCGGCGCCAATGTGAAGAAGCGCTTCGCTACCTTGCGCAAGCAGATCGACAGCGAAGCGAAGGCGTCCATGCACTGA